In one Vicia villosa cultivar HV-30 ecotype Madison, WI unplaced genomic scaffold, Vvil1.0 ctg.000585F_1_1, whole genome shotgun sequence genomic region, the following are encoded:
- the LOC131629619 gene encoding uncharacterized protein LOC131629619: protein MSLVTDEIKAKSEVYYGDEICQIKSKELLKEISMPNGLLPLKDIEECGYHRESGFVWLKQKASYNHKFVKVDRHVIYGTEVTATVEVGKIKKLTGVKVKELLIWLPLHEILMDEPPTGKITFKAVTGLFRTFPASAFEIEEEVKDVKEENIDQVKETAPAAGAAPVEVKEV from the coding sequence ATGTCTCTGGTCACCGACGAGATCAAAGCCAAATCAGAGGTATACTATGGAGATGAAATCTGCCAAATCAAGTCCAAGGAACTGCTCAAGGAAATAAGCATGCCCAATGGCCTTTTACCATTGAAAGACATAGAAGAATGTGGATACCATAGAGAGAGTGGATTTGTGTGGCTTAAGCAAAAAGCAAGCTATAACCACAAGTTTGTGAAAGTTGATAGGCATGTGATTTATGGTACTGAAGTCACTGCCACTGTTGAGGTTGGTAAGATCAAGAAGCTAACTGGTGTGAAGGTGAAAGAGCTCTTGATTTGGCTTCCTCTTCATGAAATCCTTATGGATGAACCACCTACTGGCAAAATCACCTTCAAGGCTGTTACTGGGCTTTTCAGGACATTCCCTGCCTCAGCTTTTGAGATTGAAGAGGAAGTTAAGGATGTGAAGGAAGAAAACATAGATCAAGTCAAAGAAACTGCACCTGCTGCTGGTGCTGCTCCTGTTGAAGTCAAAGAGGTCTGA